ACCACCAACTAAAGCAGGGTCTGATTCTACCCCGTATCCACTCCTGAGAGCTGGCTCACTTTACTAACACACTCACATCAGGGGAAACTCTCTCAGAATACGACAGACAGAAGTTTCTTTAAAATCTCTGCGCTTTAGTCTGGCTTCCAATTCTGATGGTCAGAAATGACACCAAACTTTAGTGGCACAGGATGAAGCTTGTTTCCATCATACAAACCCACCAATGGTTACAGGAATCCAGTGATCCATAGACCAATCAGTTTCCATTTCTGGAAGACGCTCTTCCCCTAGTTGAGGTAGACAGTGCTTTCTAATTCGCAACTTTACTCTGGCCCTTCATTCACCACAATGCTTCTGTAGCTGTCAATCTGGTTTAACCACTCCCTCATATCCACCTTCAAGACCCGTTTCCCAAAATTACCTTTGCTATGTGGATGAGGAACAAGGACTGATGTCTGCTGGACAGATCATTAACTTGTTCATAACAGGGTAAATCCTGACACGCATTCTCTTTAATTGCctatttcctgtggctgaggaaatcttcccagagacacagtggcaTCTGTGCATTAGCAGGAGTTCTATACATGTTGATGTCTTCATTTGGTGACGTTTGGTGAACTGGTCAAAGGTTAAATTGACCTTCTTGAAACGACTGGACTGATGGTGGGAGAGCTTCGAGCAGACACTGCTGAGACAGACAATGATTTGGAACGCCAGCTCCCCTGTGTGAGTACTGGAGGGTAAACAACACAGACAACTCTCAGAGTAATGGAAGCAGGTGACCCAGCTCCAGGTCCGTGTGGAGGTGTTGGTGTatggtgagagaggaggagtaggTGAAACAACCCATTCACACATCACGCTGGAAGGGTTTGTCTCCCATTTGGTTTCACTGATGCTCCCGGAGGTCCAACAACTCTAGAAGGCTTTATTACAGAACTCACACCGAAAGGGTTTCTCCCCTGTATGAGTGTGTTGATGGACCAGGAGATACACTGACTGTGTGAAAgccttgtcacacacctcacacctggAGAGTATATCTCCTATGTGGAACTGTTGATGCTGCAGGATATCAGATGAGTGGGTGAAAGCCTTGTCAGAAACATTGCAATTGAAGAGtttctgcactgtgtgaatcTGGTTGTGTTCCAGGCGGGCTGAAGACTTTGAAGCAACTTCATCAACTCATTCTTGAATGGTTACTTCCTTGTGTGGCTTCCAGCAAGGACAAGGAGTTCTGATGAGTTTGTGAAGGCTTTGCCACACACTTCGCATGTGAATAGTTTCTCTCCAATGTCAATACATCAGTCATACATCAGGCCTGATGACTGTGCAAAGCCCTCATTAAATGCTTCATACTTAATGGCTTCTCCActgtgtgaatgtgtcagtgtttcACAAGTATCACTCACAGTTgtctcacaccacacactgaaaCATATTTTCCTCTGTGTGGATACGTCAATGATTCGTGAACGCTGCTGACTATGTGAGGCTCAATCACACACCTCACTTGGATTCCCCACTGTGTGAACACGATGGTGATCCAACAGGCCCCATAGTTGTTCAAAGTCCATTTTACACACCTCACACGTGAATCTTTTCTTCTCCCGTTTGTGAATGCGCCGGTGACTCACCAGGCCTGGCAACTGTGCAAAACCCTTATTACACAGctcacacttgaatggcttctccccagtgtggagGCGTTGGTGTGTGCGGAGGGTCGATGAATGCGAGAATGATTTGTTACACACTTCacacgtgaatggtttctccccagtgtggatGCGTTGGTGAATGCGGAGGGTTGATGAGCCTGAGAACGATTTGTTGCACACTTCACAAGtgaagggtttctcccctgtgtgaatgcgtcgGTGTTGTGAGAGTGCTGATGACTGTGCGAAGGCTCGGTTGCACAACTCACAACTGAAGggtttctccccggtgtgaatgctATGGTGTTCCAGGAGCCTCGTGGATGTCGCAAAAGCTTTATCGCAAACCTCACACTTGAAGGGCCTTTCCCCTGTGTGGATTGTCTGATGGACCAGGAGATGTGATAACTGTGTGAAGGCTTTGCCACACACCTCACATTTGactggtttctcccctgtgtgaatgcgttgatgTATGTGGAGGGTGGATGACgatgagaatgatttgtcacaaacAATGCATGTAAATGGTTTCTCCCCCGTGTGAACGTGTTGGTGTCTGAGGAATTGAGTTGAGCACGAGAACGATTTGCCACACATCACACATTTGAATGGCTTCTCTTCCATTTAGCTCTCATGTTACACATTGTACAACAGATGCATCCCGTGGagccctcctcacacacctcacacctgaacagcctctcacctgtaggaatgagtcagtggttcATGAAGTTCGATGAATGATTGAAACTCTCACCACACTTGGAACccactcacacttcttcccagcctcaccctgactGACCACCCACAGCCGAACCTTCAGAAaggttggttctgatggaaggctccacaccactgaccagattcagatctgatgatatgtCAAAGCTCCCCTGACCTGACCGATTTCCAGATGATAGTTTCACTGCCCAAGcttctctgtgttgagcaatgctgtgaagggactggatgtcttcccacagttgtgcagtTGTTGCTTGGGTGATGGTCAGGATCTATCTGCGGTGTTtatcctctctgtattctctggtgtagtacggtgcaatccttctgtaaaacaggaaaaggaaacatgatttcccccaactccctctcctcctttactgAAGGGACTGACTCCTCAGTTAGAGACTGGTccacagtgagtgtcagtctgCTATTCCCCTGTGTGGGGGACCA
The nucleotide sequence above comes from Carcharodon carcharias isolate sCarCar2 chromosome 19, sCarCar2.pri, whole genome shotgun sequence. Encoded proteins:
- the LOC121291102 gene encoding zinc finger protein 239-like, with amino-acid sequence MEEKPFKCVMCGKSFSCSTQFLRHQHVHTGEKPFTCIVCDKSFSSSSTLHIHQRIHTGEKPVKCEVCGKAFTQLSHLLVHQTIHTGERPFKCEVCDKAFATSTRLLEHHSIHTGEKPFSCELCNRAFAQSSALSQHRRIHTGEKPFTCEVCNKSFSGSSTLRIHQRIHTGEKPFTCEVCNKSFSHSSTLRTHQRLHTGEKPFKCELCNKGFAQLPGLVSHRRIHKREKKRFTCEVCKMDFEQLWGLLDHHRVHTVGNPSEVCD